In Rutidosis leptorrhynchoides isolate AG116_Rl617_1_P2 chromosome 2, CSIRO_AGI_Rlap_v1, whole genome shotgun sequence, one genomic interval encodes:
- the LOC139888691 gene encoding uncharacterized protein, with the protein MVYGSEAVIPAEILVPTHRVASFEEEANDDALGENLNFIEERRLMAAIREANNKQQIAKYYNKRVRALSFDVGEWVLRNNDASRAEKLGKLGPKWEGPYQVVAINAVGSYKLVDVEGRTLPNAWHAALLKRYYA; encoded by the coding sequence ATGGTATATGGCTCTGAGGCGGTGATACCCGCTGAAATTCTTGTGCCAACGCATAGAGTCGCTAGCTTTGAAGAAGAGGCAAACGATGATGCATTGGGCGAGAATTTGAATTTCATTGAAGAGCGAAGGCTAATGGCTGCTATCAGAGAGGCAAATAACAAACAGCAAATTGCcaagtattataacaaaagagtgcgtgctttGTCTTTTGATGTTGGCGAATGGGTGTTGCGAAATAATGATGCAAGTAGAGCAGAAAAACTTGGCAAATTAGGACCTAAATGGGAGGGTCCTTATCAAGTTGTGGCAATTAATGCGGTAGGTTCTTATAAGCTTGTAGATGTGGAAGGGCGAACTTTACCTAATGCATGGCATGCTGCTttattaaagcgatattatgcTTAA